The sequence TAGGAAAAGTTAAAAACTTTGATGCAATAGTAAAGAACGTGAAGAATTTGTATGATGATGAGTTAGGTATGACTTTATTGGTTGTGCCAGAATGCATTTGCTTGGGAAAATCACCAGAGTCTAGAGAGGGCTTAGAAAATATGaaacttttgattttattgCTACTGGGTGCTGCTGTTCAATGTCCCAACAaagaaattttcataacgAGGATTAAAGAGCTAGATGTAGATCTACAACATAATATTGTGGAATGTATTAAGCAGGTAAgattatttgatataaatctaatattatgtattttctaAGAAATTCTAATatcattacaaaattttaggttACAGATATGCAAACAGTAGTATTGACTCCAGATGCTATTGATCTGTTTCAATCTCCAACAATGTTTAATCATATGAGACGTCTGGCAAAAGAACGAGACCATTACTTGCAAAATTGGGCATCTTTAGTTCTTAATGAGGGCTTATGTGATAATGAAACTGATAATAAAAACTGCAAAAACAGATCTTCACAAAATGTTAACCAATCAAATGGAGAGAGTCAACATCTGGCTGTTGAATTAGCTGATTGGAAGGCAAGATTAAGAAAGCAAAGAGCAGAGTTGTAAGtctattttttcattttgcatagaaaaagtaaaaaataataatttataacctctGTCGGAGTATTTTTAAGCTTGTTAAAGATAGGATtcagtatattatgtattatctaAAGTCCTTTTTCCTTTTTAGAGAAGAAAAATCTGAACACCTATCAGAATGTAGAGAAGAACTTGAACATACAAAACTGGTGCTTGGAAAATTGCGTGCAGACAGTCAAGAATGGTTTAATGAAGCTAGAAAAGCTGCAGGTTACAGAGATGAAGTTGATGCCCTAAGAGAAAAGGCTGAAAGGTGTGATCGGTAAGTAAATAttccaataattattaattattcataacttCTTAAAAGTATAAggtttattttgatatttcagACTAGAGCAAGAAATTCAAAGATACAGGGATAGGTTAGCTGATgcagaatattataaaacccGAGTAGCTGAATTAAGAGAAGATAATAAAGCATTGATGGAAACAAGGGATGCCTTAGAAGAACAACTACAAAGAGCCCGTAAGAGAGCAGAACAATGTTTATCTTTGGAAGCAGCAATGATCAAACTTAAAAGAGAAGCAAATGATATTGCCTTGGTAATAAGAtttatggttttttttttacttcaatagtaataattattacaatcaaAACATCTAATTTTCAGGAGAGAGATGCAGatcaacaaaaaatacaagaattaaTTGAAGAGAACAACCACTTGCAATATATTACAAGATCTGTTCTAAATGAAACTAACAACAGTATCTTAGATACTGATAATGAAGGTGAGACGCTAGAATCAGGAGAAAATAGTTTATCTGAGCAATTTTCAAGTAATGCTCAAGCAAGAGCTTTGAAATTGGAATTAGAAAATAAGCGTCTCCTTTCTACAATAGACAACTTGAGAGAACAGTCATTATTAGAAAGCAGTGATAAAATATTAGATctagaaaaagaaaagaaaaggcTAGCTTTAAAATGTGAGCAGTTGCAAGAAAATTGTAACAGgctaaaacaacaaaatgcTGAGTTAgaagatgtttttaaaaatgcttTAGAAGAAAACAGAAAGCTGCAAGATTCATTGGATAAACAAAAAGCATTCATTGATCGGCAAGCAATTGATAGagaatcagaaaaaaataaactacaagaATTTGAAAAACATTTAGAATCACTAACTAAAGATaaacaaagaatacaaatGTTATGTGATTCTATTCAAAGAAGAGCTGATGAGTTAGAAAAAACTGTAGATGCTAGAACTAAAGAACTTAATATTGTCAAACCAGAAGCAGATAAAGTAACAAGATTTATCATACAGACTGAAGAACTCAAAACCAAGCTGACTTATAGtgaaaaagaaacacataACTTACAAAGGGAAGTAATTAAATTACGCGAAGCAGTAGAAGAAAAAGACGTTAAGTTAGATACTACCACAACTgatattgaactaaaaaatagggAAATCGAAAGACTGACTCGCCAATTAGAAAATTATCACACTATTAGCTGTAGACTGCAAGACTTAGAACAAAAGACACAAGAATTAAAGTCACAAAAGAAAGTTGACACAGAAACAATACAGACACTACAGAAAGATCTTATATcagaaaaagttaattttgataaaataagaAACTATTTGGAAAAGCTGGGTGTAAATGCGTCTGACATAATATCTCAAGATTTATGTTTGGAAGATTTACTAGAAaaaattatcttcaatacTGAAAACGAATCATTAATATCAGAAATAGCTGCAAAAGCAAGCCTAACTAAAATAGTTCCTTGTGAATGTAACCATAAAATGAAAGATGATGAAACTATTATCAATCCTCAACTTGAGCAGCTCACATCAGATATATTAGCTTTGCAAGCAGCTTTAGAAAATAGTAAGGCTGAAAATGCCAAACTCCAAGTAAATATCTCTACATTAAGTTCTCAAAATGGTTCCTTAACATCACAACAAATGACATTACAACTTGCAAACAGTCAACTAGCTGCGGAAAAGGATGAGATTTCTAAACAACTAGAAGTTCTCAAAGATAAACAAGATAATCTTTTACGAGACCAAGTCGCTCTTCAAACTATCcatgaacaattaaatatggAATATGAAATTCTGCTAAGTGAAAGAGAACCTGTAAAGGTTgctattaaagatttaaaaatagaaaatagagatcttaaagaaaaacttGCTGTCTatgagaaaaaaattacagactTCGAATTAGAAAAGGAAAACTTTAAAGTAGAATCAAGAAACCTTTTAAATCTAAGAGCAGAACATTCGAAATTAAAGGAAGATTTTAGAAATCTCTTTACAGCTAGTGACagattaaaaaatgaataCCGACATATGCAGGAAGAATATCGAAACCTACGTAGTGAGGTATCACAATTAAAGCTTAAACATACTGAAATGTCAGGGGAATTAAACACAAAATCAGAGGTAATAACAAGTATGGAATTAGAAATTAGTAAAACAAATCAGCATTGTGAAATGCTCATTCAAATGAACAAAAGTTTAGATGCTGACAGACGCTCCCTAATGGATCATGTGTCACAGCTTCTAACTCAGTATCACGAGCTATTGGCACATTCTTTAAAAGATAAACAACATTATcatgaagaagaaaaaatgtttGCCGACAAAGTTAATGCTTTATGTcgacaaaaagaaaaattagaggaaaaaattatggaacattacaaaaaacttgATAATTGTACCCCAAAACGACGTGGCTTTGGAGCATCTTTTGTTAAAAAAGTTCGAAAGGCAGGAACAGATTTAATTAACAAGGTACCATCAAGAAACAACAAAAGAATAGAAGATGCTAATCGATCCAAATCACAACTGACATTAGCGGGATCAGAATCTGGAGAATCAGATCCAGGACAAGAATTAGAGAAAATATCCAAAACTTCTGATCCTGATCAAGCTTCCTCTTCTCAAAGTGTGGAATCTCCTAGGCATAGCATTGAATCCAGTTTTAATAGAAGATTAGAAGAAACTTTTTCTAGAAAGTCAGAAAGTGTTGATATGTCCGCGTCATTCCACAGCTTAGAGCCAACAAGATTGGGAAACGAAAGTAATTTTGTTAGAAGGCTTTCTGCTGCATCAATACAAAGTGGTGGTGGAGATGATGCTTTAATAAGAGCATCGTTACGACGGAGACCACACAAAATTCCATCTTCACATCGAAACAGCTTCCAAGGTTTAGAGGGCGATACAGGATTACCAGCAGGTAAGTTGTACAACAATAACAGTCATTGCCGCTATTATCCTTGTCTTGGCATCACATTACCGCTTCTTGTGTGTGTGTCATTACTTTTCTTGATCAATATTCTTGAAGTTGTAGGTGCTCACTCCTCTGTGTCTGTGTTGATTATTAAGTCTAATACCAAGGAGAATAAAAT is a genomic window of Pieris napi chromosome 2, ilPieNapi1.2, whole genome shotgun sequence containing:
- the LOC125057463 gene encoding girdin produces the protein MNMAASSSEIEDFLSGPLVSWLKSCLANPGSIADYASLFNGDILHQIYLQIDPEPSFHITKLAGLEDQALILGKVKNFDAIVKNVKNLYDDELGMTLLVVPECICLGKSPESREGLENMKLLILLLLGAAVQCPNKEIFITRIKELDVDLQHNIVECIKQVTDMQTVVLTPDAIDLFQSPTMFNHMRRLAKERDHYLQNWASLVLNEGLCDNETDNKNCKNRSSQNVNQSNGESQHLAVELADWKARLRKQRAELEEKSEHLSECREELEHTKLVLGKLRADSQEWFNEARKAAGYRDEVDALREKAERCDRLEQEIQRYRDRLADAEYYKTRVAELREDNKALMETRDALEEQLQRARKRAEQCLSLEAAMIKLKREANDIALERDADQQKIQELIEENNHLQYITRSVLNETNNSILDTDNEGETLESGENSLSEQFSSNAQARALKLELENKRLLSTIDNLREQSLLESSDKILDLEKEKKRLALKCEQLQENCNRLKQQNAELEDVFKNALEENRKLQDSLDKQKAFIDRQAIDRESEKNKLQEFEKHLESLTKDKQRIQMLCDSIQRRADELEKTVDARTKELNIVKPEADKVTRFIIQTEELKTKLTYSEKETHNLQREVIKLREAVEEKDVKLDTTTTDIELKNREIERLTRQLENYHTISCRLQDLEQKTQELKSQKKVDTETIQTLQKDLISEKVNFDKIRNYLEKLGVNASDIISQDLCLEDLLEKIIFNTENESLISEIAAKASLTKIVPCECNHKMKDDETIINPQLEQLTSDILALQAALENSKAENAKLQVNISTLSSQNGSLTSQQMTLQLANSQLAAEKDEISKQLEVLKDKQDNLLRDQVALQTIHEQLNMEYEILLSEREPVKVAIKDLKIENRDLKEKLAVYEKKITDFELEKENFKVESRNLLNLRAEHSKLKEDFRNLFTASDRLKNEYRHMQEEYRNLRSEVSQLKLKHTEMSGELNTKSEVITSMELEISKTNQHCEMLIQMNKSLDADRRSLMDHVSQLLTQYHELLAHSLKDKQHYHEEEKMFADKVNALCRQKEKLEEKIMEHYKKLDNCTPKRRGFGASFVKKVRKAGTDLINKVPSRNNKRIEDANRSKSQLTLAGSESGESDPGQELEKISKTSDPDQASSSQSVESPRHSIESSFNRRLEETFSRKSESVDMSASFHSLEPTRLGNESNFVRRLSAASIQSGGGDDALIRASLRRRPHKIPSSHRNSFQGLEGDTGLPAVSTPSPVFGAAGTRRTVYLADDNPDVNLNSKPQSTPIKDNPTYLVYNRISTVIGDGACLSNHDKPGDNQSSNDQSQEDNVNNDLKYQDRRNISRNEKQENSKETAIWYEYGCV